The Setaria viridis chromosome 9, Setaria_viridis_v4.0, whole genome shotgun sequence sequence ACCTGTATTTGCAGTTAGAGAATTTGCTTCTTGATGCTGCTGGAAATCTCAAAGTATCTGACTTCGGTTTAAGTGCTTTAACTGAACAAGTGAAGGTATCATTCGAATATATTAGCTCTGATAAATTCTCAATAACTCTTGCATCTTGTCCCTTTTTTACTGCATTTCATTTCTTACACTCTAATATTATTGTTACTTTCTGGCTCTAAAGGCTGACGGTCTGCTTCATACAACATGTGGAACTCCCAACTATGTTGCTCCTGAGGTAACGTGTTTTTCTTATCATAGAAACACCGTGTCTCAATGGCCCTAGTATtaaacaagtttgtttaaataACTTTTCTATTGAATCTTTCTAGGTGATAGAAGATGGAGGCTATGATGGTGCAACTGCGGATATTTGGTCTTGTGGAGTAATCCTCTTTGTCCTTCTTGCTGGCTATTTACCTTTCGAGGATGAAAACATCATTGCCCTATACAAAAAGGTAACATCAATGAATAAGAGGCAACAAAAATAGAACGAAGATGCTCTTGTTGCTTATTATGTCTTAATACTCCCTTTCTTGCaattacagatctctaaagctCAGTTTACCTGCCCCTCTTGGTTTTCGGCGGGAGCTAAGAACCTGATTACCAGAATTCTCGATCCCAATCCTACAACTGTAAGGATCATATAACTCTTTAGCATAGACGCATAGTTGTTGAAACGGATCATAATCAGCTAATGATTTATGAAACTATAAGAATGAAGCTCAAGTGGCAATATCAAATATACAGCTACTGTGCCGTATGATGTGCACGGACCTTTAGCACTAAGAATGTTATTCCTGCCCTCCTTTGGATCTTTGAACAGTTTTGTTTACTGAGTCTTGTCATCAATATTCAATGTCATCAATATTCAATTGCGGAGAAGTATTTCTTGAATCTCAACTTACGTGCCTTTTTGTTGTTTTTGGATTTTTACCAGCGGATCACCATTGCTCAGATACTGGAAGATCCTTGGTTCAAAAAGGGATACAAGCCTCCTGTTTTTGACGAGAAATATCAAACTAGCTTGGATGACGTTGATGCTGCTTTTGGAGACTCAGAAGTGAGTCGAATGGACCAATAAATATTAAGCCTTTTGTGATAGGAATTAAATGAGTAACTGTGCATGATTGATTTGTTTGCCAGGACCGGCATGTGAAAGAGGAAACTGAAGATCAGCCAGCCACAATGAATGCATTTGAACTGATTTCACTAAATCAGGCACTGAATCTGGAGAATTTGTTTGAGGCAAAGAAGGTCAGATATGGTTCTGCTGTCTTCTTACATTGTTAATGTTAGGTTTCCATATATTATTACCTGCTTGTTAATTTCAGAAACTACATAGATACAGTGATCTTACTTCTGATTTTGTTCTTTACAGGAGTATAAAAGAGAGACAAGATTCACCTCACAATTTCCTCCGAAAGAAATCATAACAAAGATAGAAGAAGCTGCAAAGCCACTTGGATTTGACATTCAGAAGAAAAAATACAAGGTATTCCTGTTGATTACAGTATATATAATAACCTCTCTTTCTACTTTCAACTCTTACCACCATATTTTCCATACATCAAGTCCTGAGAAGTTTGTGTGTTTCTTCTTTTCAGATGCGGATGGAGAATCCCAAAGCAGGTAGGAAAGGCAATCTAAATGTTGCAACTGAGGTAAGTGAAAAGATCGCAGTGACAAAACAGTTTAAAACATTGAAGAACAATCACAAATTCAGACTTTATTTTTGTATGGCAACCTTTAGGTTTTTCAAATAGCCCCGTCCCTTCACGTGGTTGAGCTCAAGATAGCAAAGGGGGATACTCTGGAGTTTCAAAAGGTACTATTCTCGAGCAATTCTCTCTGCGGTTCTCTTTAAGTTGGGGCACTGAATCAGTACCGAGATTAACCGTGCTGTACAACAGTTCTACAGAAGTCTCTCGACGCAACTGAAGGATGTTGTGTGGAAGTGCGATGGCGAGGTCGAGGGCAACAGCACGTTGGCATGAAGCGGCCTCCAAACTTACACATGCCGGCGCTGGCTTTCCTTGTACATAGCTTCTCTTCCGGATGATCAGTGTCCATTGCAGAGTCGGTTTTGCAAGCAAGTTCTTTGGTTCATTTGTCGATGGCGAGTAAGCTCCGATGAAACAACCGTCTTCAAGGCTGTTGCGGATGAGCTCACTGGCGCGTTGTTTAGTCCATTTTATGGTCTGGAAGTTAGATGGGATGGGAGCCACAATCAAGGCTGTAGTAGTGTTGTAGTAATGAGGTACATCAGACGGTGTAAAGGGAGTACCAATTGTTAGGTCAAGGCTTCAAGTTTAGTCCCCTTCAATTTGTTCTATGCTGTGTTACTTCAAATAAACATTACTTCTAGATGTATGAGGTGAACACAGATAGCTTGTGCCCTGGTCTTTGTGCAGTGCGCATGATGCTGAGAGCTTGCACTGTTGCACACCTTAAGACCCTATTTGTGATGGAGGAACGGCTGTTGAGGTGAAACTGAAAATCTCCTGTAGCTTGAACTATGGAATGGCGAGATTTTGGAGCGTGGTGAGTTTACCTCGCTCTGAAGCATACCGCGGCCGTACGCAGAGAAATCCCTGGCGGCGATGAGCGCTTTGGCGCGCAGCCGCGCACACTCCACGagctcccgcccgccggcggccaccccgccgtcgcggcctcactcagggcgtgattggttgtgGTGCGTGCCTCGGACCAGAATGGCCGGACGGTGCAGGCTCAAAGCAACCAGGGTGCGTGCCTCGGACCAGGATGGCCGGACGGTGCAATGTGCATGATGCTGGTAATCATGATTGGTTGTTTTTGTTGTTGATCCTGTATGGGATGAAATTTTGTTTGGATGCATGCAAGTATCGAAGTTCTAGGTGACTGGCACATGGGCCCATGCACCATGCATGCACCAAGTCATCCTGACTCTAGAGGGAAGGGAGAT is a genomic window containing:
- the LOC117836905 gene encoding CBL-interacting protein kinase 31 isoform X2, with the protein product MKLVKHPNVVRLLEVMGSKARIFIVLEYVTGGELFETIATNGRLKEDEACKYFQQLINAVDYCHSRGVYHRDLKLENLLLDAAGNLKVSDFGLSALTEQVKADGLLHTTCGTPNYVAPEVIEDGGYDGATADIWSCGVILFVLLAGYLPFEDENIIALYKKISKAQFTCPSWFSAGAKNLITRILDPNPTTRITIAQILEDPWFKKGYKPPVFDEKYQTSLDDVDAAFGDSEDRHVKEETEDQPATMNAFELISLNQALNLENLFEAKKEYKRETRFTSQFPPKEIITKIEEAAKPLGFDIQKKKYKMRMENPKAGRKGNLNVATEVFQIAPSLHVVELKIAKGDTLEFQKFYRSLSTQLKDVVWKCDGEVEGNSTLA
- the LOC117836905 gene encoding CBL-interacting protein kinase 31 isoform X1; the protein is MYRAKRAALSPKVKRRVGKYELGRTIGEGTFAKVRFAKNTENGEPVAIKILDKEKVQRHRLVEQIKREICTMKLVKHPNVVRLLEVMGSKARIFIVLEYVTGGELFETIATNGRLKEDEACKYFQQLINAVDYCHSRGVYHRDLKLENLLLDAAGNLKVSDFGLSALTEQVKADGLLHTTCGTPNYVAPEVIEDGGYDGATADIWSCGVILFVLLAGYLPFEDENIIALYKKISKAQFTCPSWFSAGAKNLITRILDPNPTTRITIAQILEDPWFKKGYKPPVFDEKYQTSLDDVDAAFGDSEDRHVKEETEDQPATMNAFELISLNQALNLENLFEAKKEYKRETRFTSQFPPKEIITKIEEAAKPLGFDIQKKKYKMRMENPKAGRKGNLNVATEVFQIAPSLHVVELKIAKGDTLEFQKFYRSLSTQLKDVVWKCDGEVEGNSTLA